One stretch of Ictalurus punctatus breed USDA103 chromosome 5, Coco_2.0, whole genome shotgun sequence DNA includes these proteins:
- the LOC108265564 gene encoding pepsin A, giving the protein MKLILALCALVAFAECIRVPLIKGKTARQRLHEKGLWEEYRKKYPYNPLVKFQQTGTEPLTNDADLSYYGVISIGTPPQSFQVIFDSGSANLWVPSIYCSSQACQNHNKFNPTQSSTFRTKNQALTIKYGTGSMIGYLGYDTVTVGGISVQNQIFGLSETEAPFMAIMKADGILGLAYKSLSSDGATPIFDNMMSQNLVSQDLFSVYLSNGQQGSEVLFGEIDTSYYTGSIYWIPLSSESYYQITMDSVSINGQTVACSGGCQAIVDTGTSYIVGPSSEISNINSLLGATVDQYGIASVNCNNIPSMPSITFTLNGYTFTISPISYVSQYSYGCNVGFSGSGDSLWILGDVFIRNYYTIFNRQTNSVGLAQLA; this is encoded by the exons ATGAAGCTGATCCTAGCCTTGTGTGCCTTAGTAGCATTTGCAGAGTGCATCAG AGTGCCTCTGATCAAAGGTAAGACAGCACGTCAGAGACTACATGAGAAAGGCCTGTGGGAGGAGTACAGAAAGAAATATCCCTACAACCCACTAGTCAAGTTTCAACAGACTGGTACTGAGCCCCTGACCAATGATGCTGAT CTCTCTTACTACGGTGTAATTTCCATCGGCACTCCTCCTCAGTCCTTCCAAGTGATTTTTGATTCTGGCTCCGCCAACCTGTGGGTGCCTTCTATCTATTGCTCAAGCCAGGCTTGCC AGAACCACAATAAATTCAACCCAACACAGTCCAGCACTTTCCGGACCAAGAACCAGGCTCTGACCATTAAGTACGGCACAGGCAGCATGATCGGATACCTGGGTTATGACACTGTGACG GTCGGTGGAATCTCAGTGCAAAATCAGATCTTTGGACTGAGTGAGACTGAGGCGCCCTTCATGGCCATCATGAAGGCAGACGGTATCCTGGGTCTGGCCTACAAATCCCTTTCCTCTGATGGTGCCACTCCTATCTTTGACAACATGATGAGTCAGAATTTGGTCTCCCAGGATCTATTCTCAGTCTACCTAAGCAA TGGTCAGCAGGGTAGTGAGGTGCTGTTTGGTGAGATTGACACCTCCTACTACACTGGCAGCATCTACTGGATCCCTCTGTCCTCTGAGAGCTACTACCAGATCACCATGGACAG TGTTTCTATCAATGGGCAGACTGTTGCTTGCTCTGGAGGATGTCAGGCTATTGTTGACACTGGCACTTCCTATATTGTTGGCCCATCCTCAGAGATCAGCAACATTAACTCCTTGTTGGGCGCCACTGTAGACCAATATGGAATT GCTAGTGTGAACTGTAACAACATCCCGAGCATGCCTTCAATTACCTTCACCCTTAATGGCTACACCTTCACCATCTCTCCTATATCCTATGTCAGTCAG TATTCTTATGGCTGCAATGTAGGTTTTAGTGGCAGCGGTGACTCTCTGTGGATTCTGGGTGATGTTTTCATCCGAAACTACTACACCATCTTTAACAGGCAGACCAACAGTGTTGGCCTGGCTCAGCTTGCTTAA
- the pepa gene encoding pepsin A precursor (The RefSeq protein has 12 substitutions compared to this genomic sequence): protein MKLILALCALVAFAECIRVPLIKGKTARQRLQEKGLWEEYRKKYPYNPLVKFQQTGTEPMTNDADLSYYGVISIGNPPQSFQVIFDSGSANLWVPSIYCSSQACQNHNKFNPTQSSTFQTNNQALSIQYGTGSMTGYLGYDTVTVGGISVQNQIFGLSETEASFMASMTADGILGLAYQSIASDGATPVFDNMMSQNLVSQDVFSVYLSSNGQQGSEVLFGEIDTSYYTGSIYWIPLSSESYYQITMDSVFINGQTVACFGGCQAIIDTGTSNIVGPSSDISNINSWVGAPVDQYGDGSVNCNNIQSMPSITFTLKGYTFTIFPSSYVRQTFYGCNTGFSGSGDFLWILGDVFIRNYYPIFNRQTNSVGLAQLA from the exons ATGAAGCTGATCCTAGCCTTGTGTGCCTTAGTAGCATTTGCAGAGTGCATCAG GGTGCCTCTGATCAAGGGTAAGACAGCACGTCAGAGACTACATGAGAAAGGCCTGTGGGAGGAGTACAGAAAGAAATATCCCTACAACCCACTGGTCAAGTTTCAACAGACCGGTACTGAGCCCATGACCAATGATGCTGAT CTCTCTTACTACGGTGTAATTTCCATCGGCAATCCTCCTCAGTCCTTCCAAGTGATTTTTGATTCTGGCTCCGCCAACCTGTGGGTGCCTTCTATCTATTGCTCAAGCCAGGCTTGCC AGAACCACAATAAATTCAACCCAACACAATCCAGCACTTTCCAGACCAACAACCAGGCTCTGTCTATTCAGTATGGCACTGGCAGCATGACCGGATACCTGGGTTATGACACTGTGACG GTCGGTGGAATATCAGTGCAAAATCAGATCTTTGGACTGAGTGAGACTGAGGCACCCTTCATGGCCAGCATGACGGCAGACGGTATCCTGGGTCTGGCCTACCAATCCATTGCCTCTGATGGTGCCACTCCTGTCTTTGACAACATGATGAGTCAGAATTTGGTCTCCCAGGATGTCTTCTCAGTCTACCTGAGCAGCAA TGGTCAGCAGGGTAGTGAGGTGCTGTTTGGTGAGATTGACACCTCCTACTACAATGGCAGCATCTACTGGATCCCTCTGTCCTCTGAGAGCTACTACCAGATCACCATGGACAG TGTTTCTATCAATGGGCAGACTGTTGCTTGCTCTGGAGGATGTCAGGCTATTATTGACACGGGCACTTCCAATATTGTTGGCCCATCCTCAGACATCAGCAACATTAACTCCTGGGTGGGCGCCACTGTAGACCAATATGGAGAT GCTAGTGTGAACTGTAACAACATCCAGAGCATGCCTTCAATTACCTTCACCCTTAATGGCTACACCTTCACCATCTCTCCTTCATCCTACGTCAGACAG ACCTCTTATGGCTGCAATACAGGTTTTAGTGGCAGCGGTGACTCTCTGTGGATTCTGGGTGATGTTTTCATCCGAAACTACTACACCATCTTTAACAGGCAGACCAACAGTGTTGGCCTGGCTCAGCTTGCTTAA
- the prok1 gene encoding prokineticin-1, whose protein sequence is MSLLILFSVLLASLSGGRCAVITGACDRDIQCGVGMCCAVSLWLRGLRMCTPEGFEGDECHPFSHKVPFPGKRQHHTCPCLPHLVCTRFADSRYRCTNDYKSIDF, encoded by the exons ATGAGCCTGCTCATCTTATTCTCAGTACTCCTTGCGTCTCTGAGTGGTGGCAGATGTGCTGTGATCACTGGG GCATGTGACAGGGACATCCAGTGCGGCGTAGGGATGTGCTGTGCAGTCAGTCTGTGGCTGAGGGGCCTACGAATGTGCACGCCAGAGGGGTTTGAGGGAGACGAGTGTCATCCGTTTAGCCACAAG GTACCGTTCCCTGGGAAGAGACAGCATCACACCTGCCCCTGTCTGCCTCATTTAGTGTGCACCAGATTTGCTGACAGCAGATACCGGTGTACCAACGATTACAAAAGTATAGACTTTTAA
- the lamtor5 gene encoding ragulator complex protein LAMTOR5 encodes MEATLEQHLDDTMKNPAIVGVLCTDAQGHNLGCRGSLSDEHGGVVSVLAKQAASLTKDPTDTPTVCLESDSGTVLVRTHGTITVAMHKMVS; translated from the exons ATGGAGGCTACACTAGAACAACACCTTGACGATAC AATGAAAAATCCTGCGATCGTTGGAGTTTTGTGTACAGACGCCCAAGGTCATAATCTTGGAT GCCGTGGTTCCCTTTCTGATGAGCATGGTGGAGTTGTGTCTGTTCTGGCTAAACAGGCTGCCTCTCTAACTAAAGATCCAACAGACACTCCTACTGTGTGTCTCGAATCCGATTCAGG GACTGTGCTGGTGAGGACACACGGCACCATCACAGTAGCCATGCACAAGATGGTGTCATAA